In Gigantopelta aegis isolate Gae_Host chromosome 6, Gae_host_genome, whole genome shotgun sequence, the following are encoded in one genomic region:
- the LOC121374907 gene encoding protocadherin-9-like isoform X2, which produces MEITSFMFKFLLPFAVLCLIEANRLAYQIKEEERAGLRVGNVAIDSLLQGNLSATESKNMKYVFFSQGNPFSHLFLIDEKDSTITTAQKIDRESVCHSRLECVLNLDIAIYKKDLMRNVYDLFQLMQAKVTLIDINDNPPAFPQSTVSLSVPESVPLNHMLLASGAVDSDTEPFSIQTYKISPQTGMFGLKEQRNLDGSSDLAIVVKHSLDRETKDFFQVVVTAIDGGNPPKSGSVLINITVTDVNDNEPAFLKSVYNVSIYENRPINSTILQVSAVDQDLDQNGEVSFQFSSRLVPKAFGIDPKTGNIYAKGEIDYESNEQFQLIVKAHDHGTPELSSFATVIINVLDENDNAPQININLSPEGTDISEGVEIGKFIAHVSVSDADTGLNGAIMCEMSDSHFALQQFYNNVFNIFKITLNKSLDHERFPTHNVTVKCRDNGKIPKWNSTSFTVTVLDENDNSPEFSRAMFTGSIQENNDIGEEILQVVANDWDSLENGRVSYSLASDAGSMFVINPGSGVIKAKSPFDREKTSQYNFHVIATDHGVPAKTSTAEVVVSILDQNDQPPFFTKPVFLFYVLENQPSGTPVGNLTFTDADLGKASKNVFSFLPNTDAEYYFSLDPRTGQIKTQREFDRELQSKFNFSVHVQDPFVPNFYDTSKVSVQILDDNDNIPKIIFPSATNNSVRVVYNQKVGSIIATVRAEDTDDILQRRLFFFIKQGNTQGLFNINRMTGDLAISRLMRLSDIKTHSLILAVQDSGRSAKMVEAKLDIVIFTNGTYGDVDGQHGLDQNMLIVIILIAVTVILAIAIVATIFMIRRIDRERHGQVVVSKTVEGNCVPVSASCETNRLSTVSKDSNGNDGLSKKNRKEVSFSLEDDKDTHNSSNSSGHASMSTFGSGGAEHSVKNSNGVGLVIGNSSAVAVSSQNDINSPQAVTNSHTSIPVHNIPLHPPTDKHWIQNINQEEAKHLMELLKKPDDVISESSGETGTSDSGRGGSDDDINNSRPISHDTAKKTPVSSSPCSPVSIKQWYV; this is translated from the exons ATGGAAATCACCTCttttatgtttaaatttttGCTGCCATTTGCTGTGCTGTGTTTGATAGAGGCAAATCGCCTGGCTTACCAAATCAAAGAGGAGGAGAGAGCTGGTCTCAGGGTTGGCAATGTTGCCATTGACAGTCTTCTGCAGGGAAACCTCTCCGCAACCGAATCAAAGAACATGAAATATGTATTCTTTTCTCAAGGAAACCCATTCTCCCATCTCTTTCTTATTGATGAGAAGGACAGTACGATCACAACTGCTCAAAAGATTGACAGGGAAAGTGTGTGCCATTCCAGACTGGAATGCGTTCTCAATTTAGACATAGCCATTTATAAAAAAGATTTGATGCGCAATGTGTACGACTTGTTCCAGTTGATGCAAGCTAAGGTGACGCTGATCGACATCAATGACAACCCTCCAGCATTTCCCCAGAGTACTGTTAGTCTGAGCGTCCCGGAATCAGTACCACTCAACCACATGTTGTTAGCAAGTGGGGCTGTGGATAGTGACACTGAACCCTTTTCCATTCAGACCTACAAAATAAGTCCTCAAACCGGAATGTTTGGCTTGAAAGAACAACGTAATTTGGATGGTAGTTCGGATCTTGCCATCGTGGTGAAACATTCTCTAGATCGTGAGACCAAAGACTTCTTCCAGGTGGTGGTGACAGCAATCGATGGCGGCAATCCTCCCAAGTCTGGTTCCGTCCTCATAAACATCACAGTCACCGATGTCAATGACAATGAGCCTGCCTTCCTCAAGTCTGTGTACAATGTGTCCATTTATGAAAATCGACCAATAAACTCAACAATTCTTCAAGTGTCGGCCGTCGATCAAGACTTGGATCAGAATGGTGAGGTGTCTTTTCAGTTTAGTTCACGACTTGTGCCAAAAGCTTTTGGGATTGATCCAAAGACAGGAAACATTTATGCAAAGGGTGAGATTGATTATGAATCTAATGAACAGTTTCAGCTCATAGTGAAAGCTCATGATCATGGAACTCCAGAATTATCGTCATTTGCTACAGTCATCATTAATGTTTTGGACGAGAACGACAATGCGCCCCAAATCAACATCAATCTTTCTCCGGAAGGTACAGATATTTCTGAAGGAGTGGAAATTGGAAAATTTATTGCACATGTTTCTGTGTCGGATGCAGACACTGGGCTAAATGGTGCAATTATGTGTGAAATGAGTGACTCGCACTTTGCATTACAGCAGTTCTACAACAATGTGTTTAACATATTCAAGATAACACTGAATAAGAGTCTGGATCATGAAAGATTTCCAACACACAATGTCACTGTGAAATGTCGAGATAATGGCAAAATTCCTAAATGGAACTCAACAAGTTTCACTGTTACAGTTCTTGATGAGAATGACAACTCACCTGAATTTTCTCGGGCAATGTTCACCGGAAGTATTCAGGAAAACAATGATATTGGTGAGGAGATTCTGCAAGTAGTAGCAAATGACTGGGACAGCTTGGAGAATGGCCGTGTATCTTACTCACTGGCAAGTGATGCTGGCTCGATGTTTGTCATCAATCCAGGGTCTGGTGTTATAAAAGCCAAATCTCCGTTTGACAGAGAAAAGACGTCACAGTATAATTTTCATGTCATTGCAACAGATCATGGCGTCCCCGCCAAGACATCTACAGCTGAGGTTGTCGTCAGTATCCTCGACCAGAACGACCAGCCACCATTCTTCACAAAACCAGTCTTTTTGTTTTACGTCCTGGAAAACCAACCATCCGGAACGCCAGTCGGCAATCTCACATTCACGGATGCAGATTTGGGTAAAGCTTCAAAAAATGTCTTCTCATTTTTACCGAATACCGATGCCGAATACTACTTTTCACTGGATCCCAGGACTggccaaataaaaacacagagaGAGTTTGACAGAGAACTGCAGTCAAAGTTCAACTTCTCTGTACATGTGCAGGATCCATTCGTGCCAAATTTTTACGATACTTCAAAAGTCTCAGTGCAGATtcttgatgataatgataatattccAAAAATAATTTTCCCAAGTGCAACGAACAATTCTGTGAGGGTGGTATACAATCAGAAGGTGGGCTCCATTATTGCCACTGTCAGAGCAGAAGACACAGATGATATTCTCCAGAGACGACTGTTCTTTTTCATAAAACAAGGAAACACGCAGGGCTTGTTCAACATCAACAGGATGACCGGTGACTTAGCTATTTCCAGACTAATGCGACTGTCTGATATTAAAACTCATAGCCTCATTTTGGCTGTGCAGGACAGTGGGCGCTCAGCAAAAATGGTTGAGGCAAAACTTGACATTGTCATTTTTACAAATGGCACTTATGGCGATGTGGATGGTCAACATGGACTGGATCAGAATATGTTGATTGTGATCATTCTTATTGCAGTGACAGTTATTTTAGCAATAGCCATCGTAGCTACTATATTTATGATTCGTAGAATAGACCGCGAACGCCATGGTCAGGTGGTGGTTTCAAAAACAGTAGAAGGTAACTGTGTGCCAGTTTCAGCTTCGTGTGAGACAAACAGGTTATCAACAGTGTCTAAAGATTCTAATGGAAATGATGGATTGTCGAAGAAGAACCGGAAGGAGGTTAGTTTTTCACTGGAGGATGACAAGGACACACACAATAGTAGTAATTCCTCGGGTCATGCCTCCATGTCAACCTTTGGAAGTGGTGGAGCTGAACATTCCGTAAAG aattCCAATGGCGTGGGTTTGGTGATAGGTAATAGTAGTGCTGTTGCAGTTTCCAGTCAGAATGATATAAACAGTCCTCAGGCAGTGACCAATAGTCATACGAGTATTCCAGTTCACAATATTCCATTGCATCCACCCACTGATAAACACTGGATTCAGAACATCAACCAAGAAGAG GCGAAGCATTTAATGGAGTTGTTGAAAAAGCCAGATGATGTAATAAGTGAGTCGTCTGGAGAGACTGGAACCAGCGACAGTGGGCGTGGTGGCAGTGATGATGATATTAACAATTCCAGGCCTATCAGTCATGATACAG CGAAAAAGACCCCAGTGTCTTCTAGTCCGTGTAGCCCTGTGTCGATCAAACAGTGGTATGTATAG
- the LOC121374907 gene encoding protocadherin-11 X-linked-like isoform X1, with the protein MEITSFMFKFLLPFAVLCLIEANRLAYQIKEEERAGLRVGNVAIDSLLQGNLSATESKNMKYVFFSQGNPFSHLFLIDEKDSTITTAQKIDRESVCHSRLECVLNLDIAIYKKDLMRNVYDLFQLMQAKVTLIDINDNPPAFPQSTVSLSVPESVPLNHMLLASGAVDSDTEPFSIQTYKISPQTGMFGLKEQRNLDGSSDLAIVVKHSLDRETKDFFQVVVTAIDGGNPPKSGSVLINITVTDVNDNEPAFLKSVYNVSIYENRPINSTILQVSAVDQDLDQNGEVSFQFSSRLVPKAFGIDPKTGNIYAKGEIDYESNEQFQLIVKAHDHGTPELSSFATVIINVLDENDNAPQININLSPEGTDISEGVEIGKFIAHVSVSDADTGLNGAIMCEMSDSHFALQQFYNNVFNIFKITLNKSLDHERFPTHNVTVKCRDNGKIPKWNSTSFTVTVLDENDNSPEFSRAMFTGSIQENNDIGEEILQVVANDWDSLENGRVSYSLASDAGSMFVINPGSGVIKAKSPFDREKTSQYNFHVIATDHGVPAKTSTAEVVVSILDQNDQPPFFTKPVFLFYVLENQPSGTPVGNLTFTDADLGKASKNVFSFLPNTDAEYYFSLDPRTGQIKTQREFDRELQSKFNFSVHVQDPFVPNFYDTSKVSVQILDDNDNIPKIIFPSATNNSVRVVYNQKVGSIIATVRAEDTDDILQRRLFFFIKQGNTQGLFNINRMTGDLAISRLMRLSDIKTHSLILAVQDSGRSAKMVEAKLDIVIFTNGTYGDVDGQHGLDQNMLIVIILIAVTVILAIAIVATIFMIRRIDRERHGQVVVSKTVEGNCVPVSASCETNRLSTVSKDSNGNDGLSKKNRKEVSFSLEDDKDTHNSSNSSGHASMSTFGSGGAEHSVKNSNGVGLVIGNSSAVAVSSQNDINSPQAVTNSHTSIPVHNIPLHPPTDKHWIQNINQEEAKHLMELLKKPDDVISESSGETGTSDSGRGGSDDDINNSRPISHDTDDLHNVHPAMYLGKGHDLYPRYNKGRQPSPSFPQQQLNGDAHWPVRSPMGMSHICEDESSFEEDAPDCGNDLNRSSTASQRGFENFNPHPKYSKDPFVHLKYESYHPHPMSGFHYNSNPHNFGGVGSWQADSMSCRDDDDRTTTSGSYTINPDDLRLDMDDVFYQDRDVVV; encoded by the exons ATGGAAATCACCTCttttatgtttaaatttttGCTGCCATTTGCTGTGCTGTGTTTGATAGAGGCAAATCGCCTGGCTTACCAAATCAAAGAGGAGGAGAGAGCTGGTCTCAGGGTTGGCAATGTTGCCATTGACAGTCTTCTGCAGGGAAACCTCTCCGCAACCGAATCAAAGAACATGAAATATGTATTCTTTTCTCAAGGAAACCCATTCTCCCATCTCTTTCTTATTGATGAGAAGGACAGTACGATCACAACTGCTCAAAAGATTGACAGGGAAAGTGTGTGCCATTCCAGACTGGAATGCGTTCTCAATTTAGACATAGCCATTTATAAAAAAGATTTGATGCGCAATGTGTACGACTTGTTCCAGTTGATGCAAGCTAAGGTGACGCTGATCGACATCAATGACAACCCTCCAGCATTTCCCCAGAGTACTGTTAGTCTGAGCGTCCCGGAATCAGTACCACTCAACCACATGTTGTTAGCAAGTGGGGCTGTGGATAGTGACACTGAACCCTTTTCCATTCAGACCTACAAAATAAGTCCTCAAACCGGAATGTTTGGCTTGAAAGAACAACGTAATTTGGATGGTAGTTCGGATCTTGCCATCGTGGTGAAACATTCTCTAGATCGTGAGACCAAAGACTTCTTCCAGGTGGTGGTGACAGCAATCGATGGCGGCAATCCTCCCAAGTCTGGTTCCGTCCTCATAAACATCACAGTCACCGATGTCAATGACAATGAGCCTGCCTTCCTCAAGTCTGTGTACAATGTGTCCATTTATGAAAATCGACCAATAAACTCAACAATTCTTCAAGTGTCGGCCGTCGATCAAGACTTGGATCAGAATGGTGAGGTGTCTTTTCAGTTTAGTTCACGACTTGTGCCAAAAGCTTTTGGGATTGATCCAAAGACAGGAAACATTTATGCAAAGGGTGAGATTGATTATGAATCTAATGAACAGTTTCAGCTCATAGTGAAAGCTCATGATCATGGAACTCCAGAATTATCGTCATTTGCTACAGTCATCATTAATGTTTTGGACGAGAACGACAATGCGCCCCAAATCAACATCAATCTTTCTCCGGAAGGTACAGATATTTCTGAAGGAGTGGAAATTGGAAAATTTATTGCACATGTTTCTGTGTCGGATGCAGACACTGGGCTAAATGGTGCAATTATGTGTGAAATGAGTGACTCGCACTTTGCATTACAGCAGTTCTACAACAATGTGTTTAACATATTCAAGATAACACTGAATAAGAGTCTGGATCATGAAAGATTTCCAACACACAATGTCACTGTGAAATGTCGAGATAATGGCAAAATTCCTAAATGGAACTCAACAAGTTTCACTGTTACAGTTCTTGATGAGAATGACAACTCACCTGAATTTTCTCGGGCAATGTTCACCGGAAGTATTCAGGAAAACAATGATATTGGTGAGGAGATTCTGCAAGTAGTAGCAAATGACTGGGACAGCTTGGAGAATGGCCGTGTATCTTACTCACTGGCAAGTGATGCTGGCTCGATGTTTGTCATCAATCCAGGGTCTGGTGTTATAAAAGCCAAATCTCCGTTTGACAGAGAAAAGACGTCACAGTATAATTTTCATGTCATTGCAACAGATCATGGCGTCCCCGCCAAGACATCTACAGCTGAGGTTGTCGTCAGTATCCTCGACCAGAACGACCAGCCACCATTCTTCACAAAACCAGTCTTTTTGTTTTACGTCCTGGAAAACCAACCATCCGGAACGCCAGTCGGCAATCTCACATTCACGGATGCAGATTTGGGTAAAGCTTCAAAAAATGTCTTCTCATTTTTACCGAATACCGATGCCGAATACTACTTTTCACTGGATCCCAGGACTggccaaataaaaacacagagaGAGTTTGACAGAGAACTGCAGTCAAAGTTCAACTTCTCTGTACATGTGCAGGATCCATTCGTGCCAAATTTTTACGATACTTCAAAAGTCTCAGTGCAGATtcttgatgataatgataatattccAAAAATAATTTTCCCAAGTGCAACGAACAATTCTGTGAGGGTGGTATACAATCAGAAGGTGGGCTCCATTATTGCCACTGTCAGAGCAGAAGACACAGATGATATTCTCCAGAGACGACTGTTCTTTTTCATAAAACAAGGAAACACGCAGGGCTTGTTCAACATCAACAGGATGACCGGTGACTTAGCTATTTCCAGACTAATGCGACTGTCTGATATTAAAACTCATAGCCTCATTTTGGCTGTGCAGGACAGTGGGCGCTCAGCAAAAATGGTTGAGGCAAAACTTGACATTGTCATTTTTACAAATGGCACTTATGGCGATGTGGATGGTCAACATGGACTGGATCAGAATATGTTGATTGTGATCATTCTTATTGCAGTGACAGTTATTTTAGCAATAGCCATCGTAGCTACTATATTTATGATTCGTAGAATAGACCGCGAACGCCATGGTCAGGTGGTGGTTTCAAAAACAGTAGAAGGTAACTGTGTGCCAGTTTCAGCTTCGTGTGAGACAAACAGGTTATCAACAGTGTCTAAAGATTCTAATGGAAATGATGGATTGTCGAAGAAGAACCGGAAGGAGGTTAGTTTTTCACTGGAGGATGACAAGGACACACACAATAGTAGTAATTCCTCGGGTCATGCCTCCATGTCAACCTTTGGAAGTGGTGGAGCTGAACATTCCGTAAAG aattCCAATGGCGTGGGTTTGGTGATAGGTAATAGTAGTGCTGTTGCAGTTTCCAGTCAGAATGATATAAACAGTCCTCAGGCAGTGACCAATAGTCATACGAGTATTCCAGTTCACAATATTCCATTGCATCCACCCACTGATAAACACTGGATTCAGAACATCAACCAAGAAGAG GCGAAGCATTTAATGGAGTTGTTGAAAAAGCCAGATGATGTAATAAGTGAGTCGTCTGGAGAGACTGGAACCAGCGACAGTGGGCGTGGTGGCAGTGATGATGATATTAACAATTCCAGGCCTATCAGTCATGATACAG ATGATCTTCATAATGTTCATCCTGCGATGTACCTGGGAAAGGGACACGACTTGTATCCGCGATACAATAAAGGGAGACAACCCAGTCCATCATTCCCCCAGCAGCAACTGAACGGAGATGCTCATTGGCCGGTGCGGTCACCAATGGGGATGAGCCACATCTGTGAAGACGAGAGTTCCTTTGAGGAAGACGCACCAGACTGTGGCAACGACCTCAATCGTAGTTCTACAGCTAGTCAGCGTGGATTCGAAAACTTTAATCCACATCCCAAATACTCAAAAGATCCATTTGTGCACTTAAAGTACGAGTCCTATCATCCACATCCGATGAGTGGTTTCCATTACAATTCAAATCCACATAACTTTGGTGGTGTAGGGAGTTGGCAAGCTGATTCAATGAGTTGTCGTGACGACGATGACAGAACTACGACATCGGGCAGTTACACGATTAACCCCGATGATCTCAGACTAGATATGGATGATGTGTTTTATCAAGACCGTGATGTTGTAGTCTGA